Proteins from one Prevotella sp. E2-28 genomic window:
- a CDS encoding energy transducer TonB yields the protein MKKIAFMLLVALLSTTTITAQKTVISKNQSKEKVFDVVETMPEFPGGQDSLMSFLMHTVKYPKGAMEKGIQGRVVVKFIVEKDGQVSTPQVLRSVYPALDEEALRVIRCMPKWKPGKQNGKEVRAFFTLPVTFRLN from the coding sequence ATGAAGAAAATCGCTTTTATGTTGCTAGTAGCCCTGCTGAGCACAACAACGATAACGGCACAAAAGACCGTTATATCAAAGAACCAGTCGAAAGAAAAGGTATTCGACGTCGTAGAGACTATGCCCGAGTTCCCTGGAGGGCAGGACAGTCTGATGAGCTTCCTGATGCACACCGTGAAGTATCCTAAAGGTGCAATGGAAAAAGGTATACAGGGGCGCGTTGTTGTAAAATTCATCGTTGAGAAAGACGGACAGGTAAGCACTCCTCAGGTTTTACGCTCTGTTTATCCCGCACTCGACGAAGAGGCTCTGCGCGTCATTCGCTGTATGCCGAAATGGAAGCCTGGCAAGCAGAATGGAAAAGAAGTTCGTGCATTTTTCACCCTTCCCGTCACTTTCCGATTGAACTAA
- a CDS encoding alpha/beta hydrolase, translated as MKNYLRTIVCGAALLGASSLMAQPVGGFGGFQQQASIETSQQWKDVNYAGDDQAFHTCDIYLPKQEKAAYPVVVHIYGSAWFSNSSKGAADIGTIVKSLLDAGYAVVCPNHRSSADAKWPAQINDIKAVVRFIRGEAKTYKFDTSFIATSGFSSGGHLATLCAVTNGVGQTKVGKEELNIEGTVGKFTKESSLVNAACDWSGPVDVTDMECGEHMSFGPSSPEDALVNSKKDVDPDKYLSVSFLPYIDKNDVPLIVFHGVKDNVVPCCQGKKLYEALKNLGVKTDITLEPEGGHGMGMYSAQNLKKMTDFLDAVRTKK; from the coding sequence ATGAAGAATTATCTGAGGACGATTGTGTGTGGCGCAGCATTGCTCGGCGCATCATCATTAATGGCTCAGCCAGTTGGAGGCTTCGGTGGCTTCCAGCAGCAGGCAAGTATTGAGACATCGCAGCAGTGGAAGGATGTGAACTATGCCGGTGATGACCAGGCTTTCCATACCTGTGACATCTACCTGCCCAAGCAGGAAAAGGCAGCTTATCCTGTGGTGGTGCATATCTACGGCAGTGCTTGGTTCTCAAACAGCAGTAAGGGCGCAGCCGATATTGGCACTATTGTGAAGTCGCTCCTTGATGCAGGCTATGCAGTGGTTTGTCCTAACCACCGTTCCAGTGCTGATGCCAAGTGGCCTGCTCAGATTAATGATATCAAGGCCGTGGTGCGCTTCATTCGTGGCGAGGCCAAGACTTATAAGTTCGATACCTCGTTCATTGCTACCTCAGGTTTCTCTTCAGGTGGTCATCTGGCTACCCTCTGTGCCGTTACCAATGGTGTAGGTCAGACCAAGGTAGGCAAGGAAGAACTGAATATTGAGGGTACCGTGGGGAAATTTACCAAGGAGAGCAGTCTGGTGAATGCTGCTTGCGACTGGTCTGGCCCTGTTGACGTGACGGATATGGAATGCGGTGAGCACATGTCGTTTGGCCCCTCAAGTCCAGAGGATGCCCTTGTGAACAGCAAGAAGGACGTAGATCCCGATAAATATCTCTCAGTCAGTTTCCTGCCATATATTGATAAGAACGATGTGCCTTTGATTGTGTTTCATGGCGTGAAGGATAATGTGGTGCCTTGCTGTCAAGGCAAGAAGCTCTATGAAGCACTGAAGAATCTAGGCGTAAAGACCGATATCACCCTGGAACCTGAAGGCGGTCACGGCATGGGTATGTACTCTGCCCAAAATCTGAAGAAAATGACTGACTTTCTTGATGCTGTTCGTACTAAGAAATAA